A region from the Peromyscus maniculatus bairdii isolate BWxNUB_F1_BW_parent chromosome 5, HU_Pman_BW_mat_3.1, whole genome shotgun sequence genome encodes:
- the Setd6 gene encoding N-lysine methyltransferase SETD6 yields the protein MAAPAKRARTGDGPPLPAPCGVPRVAGAPQTLPDPGRGHATCFSPLAAGPSGGEPDGDAVAGFLRWCARVGLELSPKVAVSRQGTVAGYGMVARESVRPGELLFAVPRSALLSPATCSIGGLLERERGALQSLSGWVPLLLALLHELQAPASPWSPYFALWPELGCLEHPMFWPEEERLRLLKGTCVPEAVEKDLVNIRSEYYSIVLPFMEAHSDLFSPTVRSLELYRQLVAIVMAYSFQEPLEEEDDEKEPNSPVMVPAADILNHTANHNANLEYSADYLRMVAIQAIPKGHEIFNTYGQMANWQLIHMYGFAEPYPDNTDDTADIQMVTVRDAALQGTKDEAARLLLCERWDFLCKLEMVGEEGAFVIGREEVLTEEELATTLKVLCMPAEEFREYKNQGQGEEEREEDSLTLTNIPKLQVSWRQLLRDSVLLTLETYATDLQTEQDLLSNKEVYAKLSWREQQALQVRYGQKKILHRLLELTS from the exons ATGGCGGCTCCGGCCAAGCGCGCGCGGACGGGCGACGGGCCGCCCCTCCCCGCGCCCTGCGGGGTCCCGAGAGTCGCCGGCGCGCCCCAGACGCTCCCGGATCCCGGGCGCGGCCACGCCACTTGCTTCTCCCCGCTGGCGGCGGGGCCCAGCGGTGGCGAGCCCGACGGCGACGCGGTGGCCGGCTTCCTGCGCTGGTGCGCGCGAGTCGGGCTGGAGCTGAGTCCCAAGGTGGCGGTGAGCCGGCAGGGCACGGTGGCCGGCTATGGCATGGTGGCGCGGGAGAGCGTGCGGCCGGGGGAGCTGCTGTTCGCAGTGCCGCGCTCGGCGCTTCTGTCCCCCGCCACCTGCTCCATCGGCGGCCTGCTGGAGCGAG AGCGAGGCGCGCTGCAGAGCCTGTCGGGGTGGGTGCCGCTGCTGCTGGCGCTGCTCCACGAGCTGCAGGCCCCAGCCTCACCCTGGAGCCCCTACTTCGCGCTCTGGCCAGAGCTGGGGTGTTTGGAGCATCCCATGTTTTG gccagaggaggagcGGCTGCGCCTCCTTAAGGGTACATGTGTCCCGGAGGCCGTGGAGAAGGATTTGGTGAACATCCGCAGCGAATACTATTCCATCGTCCTGCCCTTCATGGAGGCTCACTCCGATCTCTTCAGCCCCACTGTTCGCTCTCTGGAACTCTATCGCCAGCTCGTGGCCATTGTAATGGCTTATAG CTTTCAAGAACCactggaggaagaggatgatgaaAAGGAGCCGAATTCCCCCGTGATGGTGCCTGCTGCAGACATACTAAACCACACAGCCAACCACAATGCCAATCTGGAGTACTCTGCA GATTATCTCCGGATGGTAGCTATTCAGGCCATTCCTAAAGGTCATGAGATTTTCAACACCTATGGGCAGATGGCTAATTGGCAGCTGATTCATATGTATGGTTTTGCTGAGCCCTATCCTGACAACACAGATGACACAGCCGATATTCAGATGGTGACTGTCCGAGATGCTGCACTCCAGG GAACAAAGGATGAAGCTGCAAGGCTGCTCTTGTGTGAACGCTGGGATTTCCTGTGCAAACTGGAGATGGTAGGGGAAGAGGGAGCCTTTGTGATTGGTCGCGAGGAGGTGTTGACTGAAGAGGAGCTAGCCACCACACTTAAG GTACTGTGCATGCCTGCTGAGGAGTTCAGAGAATATAAAAACCAGGgacagggagaagaagaaagggaagaggacagTCTGACACTCACAAATATCCCCAAGCTCCAAGTATCATGGAGACAGCTTCTTCGAGACAGTGTTCTGTTGACCCTAGAGACTTATGCCACAGACTTACAAACCGAGCAAGATTTACTTAGTAATAAGGAGGTCTACGCCAAGCTCAGCTGGCGGGAACAGCAAGCCTTACAAGTCCGCTATGGCCAGAAGAAGATCTTACATCGGTTGTTGGAACTCACAAGTTAA